The DNA sequence CCGTCATCCGCCGGTGACAAAAGGCTGCAAAAAGGAGTTGCCGATCAGAAAAGATTCTCCCGAAATACAGGAAGTGTATATGAAAGGGAAAGTTTTCCTGCATGCCATGGGGATATGGTTTGTCTTTTTCATATTTGCTTTTCTCAACGGCACCATACGGAATATCTTTTTGGAACCGACGATGGGGAAATATCCCGCTCATGTCATTGCGGCGGTGGCTCTTTCCGGTTTTGTTCTGGTCGTGACCTATATCTTTGTAACCCATGTCCGGGTCCCCTTCTCAAAACTGGATTTTTTTCTGGTCGGCTTTCTCTGGGTAATTGCTACTGTTATTTTTGAGTTTGTATTCGGACATTATGTCATGGGGAACCCGTGGGAGACCTTGCTGGCCGATTATAATATCCTGGAGGGGCGCCTCTGGACCGTGATTCTGGCCTGCGAATTATTCGGCCCGCTGATTTTCTCATTGGTCAAGAAAGCGGCCAAACAATCTTCAGGATAATCTGATTCCCCGAGTAATCTCCTCCGGCGATTATTCAATTGTGAATCGCCAGCCACAATAGAAATCCCGTTTCCCCTCATCCGGCGGGCAAGCGATACATTCTGTCTTAATCCGGGCATCAATCGTGCTGGCAAATTCGGTATATTCCACTATTCCAACCGATTTGCAGGGAAACAACGGGAGATTCTTCCTTCTTCGGGCCGATTGCACCCGGCAGTCAACCATCCTGAAAAGAAAAGAGTTTTCGGTTTCCTCGGTAATAGTCTGCTCGTTCAGAAAAGCATAAAGGCGGAATCCGAGCGCCTTCTTGAGCGCTTCCAGTCCGCCGTTGGCGGGGAGTTGGTGACGTTCCATTATCCGTCGGGCCTCAATCCTGGTGAACTCCTGCCAGGCCTGGGTGTCAAGCCGGATAGCGGTTTCAAGACCGCATTCCTGCTCCACCGCCTGAAACCAGAGCCCGTCGTGTGCCAGCCAGTTTTTGGCGAAATCTACCAGCATCGTCTCAAGAGTTTCTCTGGGTAAATTCTTCAGTTGATCGTTCATGATTTATCCTCTATTAATTCTATCATCTGCAGTCATGGGTTATTCCAAACTTTCGGACAATTTAATCAAAAATTTTCTTGCCAAAAAGAGACAAAACAGTTAAATCAAAATACTGAAAAAAATGTCAATGTGTGATACTCTATAGGACCTGACTAATGCGGCATGATCATAGAAAAGAAGTTTCTCATCCCTGGCGGGACAATCTGGCCGACCGACTTTCCAACAGCAAGAATACTTTTCGCCGGGGGCTGTTCCGAGTTCTTCTGGTGGTCGTGCTGGCGTTTCTTGTCTATGCCTTTTTCGGCGGCACCTATGGTTTTGTCCGGATTGCCAAGATTCATTATAAAATCAATGAAATCAATAGGGCAAACCACCAGTTACTGGTCAGGCTCATTGATGCCGAATACGACCGGATGCGCCTTCAGAACGATTTGAATTATATCGAATATATCGCCCGCACCAAGCACCTGTTCACCCGCCCGGGCGAGGTTATCTATCGTTTCAAAGAATAGAATTCAATGCCGCAGGTCAGATCAGAAGGGGTAATCCTTAAGGCGGTCAACTGGAAAGAAAACTCACGAATCGTCACTTTCTTCACCGACAACGCCGGGAAACAATCAATTATTGATCGCGGCGGTCGCTCGCTCAAAAGCAAACGGGGCAGACTTCAGACTTTCAGCCGTCTGGAAATCGAGTATTTCAAATCGGAAAGATCGGGCACCGGATATCTGACCGAGGTGGAGCTATTGGAGGGATTCCTTTTCGAGAAAGAGGGAACTCTTGGCCGGCTTACTTTCGCTTCAGCGGCGCTGGAGCTTCTCAACGACCTTCTTGCCGAGGATGAACCGCACGAAGAACTTTATCTTCTCACCATCCAATTTCTTCGTCTCACCGACTCTGTTTCGAAAAACTCACTGATTCCTCTTTTCCTGGCCTATTTTCTCAAAATTCTCTCCTATCTCGGCTATCGTCCGAATTTCGCCGGGTGCGTGGGGTGCGGGAAAGAGAAAGAGGCGCTGGCTATCACGGAGACCAACCGCCGCAACGGCGCTACGGGCAAGGCATATTTCTTTACTCCCGAGCGAGGCGGGCTGGTATGTTCGTCTTGCCAAATGCCGGGAGAGTATTATATTAAGCTCCAATTTGAGCGGCTGAAGACAATATACCGCCTGCAAACCTCCTCTCTGGCCGAGGCCGGTGCGATGAAAATGAATCTGGGCGAGGGAGAGGAGATTCTGGAGCTTCTGACCGGATTTTTGAAATACCAGACCGATACGCGGGAGCTCAACTCGCTTAAGTTCTTGGAGAAATTGCGCAAGGCGCAGGTGTGAGGCCGAGAGAAGATTGGAGATGCAGGCCTTTCAGGGTTTGATAAATCAAACCCCTACGACAGACAGATGGGCGTATGGCAATACGCCCCTACTAAAATGAATAAATGCAATTAAAATAAAGGCAACAGCAACCTATGGCGAAAAAAACTGATGACAAAATGGATCGACTGGTCTCGCTCTGTAAACGGCGCGGCTTTATCTACCCCTCCTCCGAAATCTACGGCGGACTCAACTCCTGCTGGGATTACGGCCCGCTCGGCGCCGAGCTGAAACGGAACATCAAGACTTTCTGGTGGGAGGCAATGACCACCCGGCGCGATGATGTCGAGGGACTCGATGCCGCTATTCTAATGCATCCGCAGGTCTGGATCACCTCCGGCCACGTGGCCGAGTTCCACGACCCGTTGATCGACTGCAAAACCTGCAAGGCCCGGTTCCGCGCCGATGATATCGCCGGAAAAACACGCTGCCCCAATTGCGGCAACGAAACGCTCACCGAATCCCGGCAGTTCAACCTGATGTTCAAAACTTTCATGGGGCCGGTCGAGGATTCCACCGCCGTCGTTTATCTGCGCCCGGAAACCGCGCAGGGGATATATGTCAATTTCCTTAATGTCAAAAATTCCTCGCGGCAGAAAATTCCTTTCGGGATCGCTCAGATCGGGAAAGCATTCCGTAACGAAATCACCCCCGGTAATTTCATTTTCCGCACCCGCGAGTTCGAACAGATGGAGATGCAGTTCTTCATTCATCCCTCCGAGGATGAAAAATGGTTTGAGTACTGGCGGGAGGAGCGCTGGAACTGGTACCTGGAACTGGGTATAAAGAAAGATAAAATCCGCTGGCACCAGCACGGCGAGGGTGAACTGGCGCACTATGCCAAGAAAGCCTTTGATATCGAATATGAATTCCCGTTCGGCTGGAAAGAGCTTGAGGGGGTGCATAACCGCACCGATTTTGATCTCTCGCGCCACCAGCAAGCGACCGGTAAAGACCTGTCTTACTTTGACGAACGGTTCACCGAGAAATTTGTCCCTTATATTATAGAGACCTCGGCCGGCTGCGACCGGACACTATTGACGGTGCTGGTTGATGCCTACGATGAGGATCCCACGCGCGGCGATAAATCAACGGTGCTCCGCCTGTCGCCCCGGATTGCACCTATCAAGGCGGCCATTTTGCCGCTGGTCAATAAAGACGGTATGCCGGAGATTGCCGAGAAGGTTTATCACGACCTGAAAAAGAAATTCAAGATTTTCTATGATGACGGCGGCTCGGTGGGACGGCGTTACGCCCGGATGGATGAAGCCGGCTGCCCGTTCTGTATCACTATTGATGGTCAGACCAAAGAGGATGAGACGGTTACGATCCGTGACCGCGACAGCATGCAACAGACAAGGCATAAGATTCCGGAACTGGAGGATTTAATCGCCGCGCGAATAAAATAGATGTTATAATGTGGACCCGTTGCGACGGGTCGGGCATAAGAAGTAATAATCTACAATAAGGAGGGCAAAATGCGTACTATGAGAATCATTTCTTTTTTGATCGTTTTGAGTTCTTCGACGGTCTTTGCCTGGGAGGCAACGAAATATGACACGGTCGAAGTTCGGTGGGAGAATGGAAACTTAAGGGAATATTATACTCGGGCGTGCTTTGAAGGATATGGAGACACCTTTCAACCTCATGGCCAATATAAGTCCTGGTTTGAGAATGGGCAGCTGAAAGAGAACGGCACTTATAGGTGGAATAGAAGAATTGGCACTTGGATCAAATGGGATGAAAATGGCAATCGCCGGGAAGAAACAACATATATTGACAATGCTATTGAATTGCCAGATAACTTCTACAGTGCGCTAAATGGTCAATATATTGAATGGTACCCTGACAACACTGTGAAAACCATAGGCTATTATAAGTACAATTCAAAGTATGGGTTATGGATCATTAAGCGACAAGGGGATGATCGCAACAATCCCAATCTGATGATCGACTCAGTAGATTACTATTACCGAGACACGCTTTTGGTTAGATTGGAGAAAAGAGACGGCGAATGGCTTCATAGCACGAATGAATATTATAATGCGGAGATGGATTTATGGATTGAATGGAAGAGAACTCATAATAATGATTGGTTGAGATATTATACGGATTTCTATATAGGTAGAAAGGTAAATGATAAGAGGGACGGCAAATGGCTCCATCTTGATCCCCGAGGCGAAATCGTTGATGTAATGATCTATCGGGATGGCCAGGAGGTCTCGATAAAATAGGAGAATAGGATATTACAATCGGTTTGATATTCGACTTCGATTCAGTTGATACCGTCATCATCCACGACTATGACAGCAAGGTGCAAAAAAGGCATGAAATTGCCGAACCTCCGGTCTTATGCAATGATTAGTTTCACTCGTTGAAATTTATGCCCAATGATAACAAAACAGGCCTGCAGAAAATGGTCATATACCTCATGGCGCCGGTGGCCCTCTATATGCTGGGGCTTTCCCTTTATTGGGCTTTCATGCCGTTTCTGGTGCGGAAAGATTATCGCGCCGAGGTCACCCGCGTGGCGCAGGAGTATGTCGAAACCCGATTGAACACGGAAAAAACGCAAACTGCGTCATCTCAGGACAGCCTGCACGTCTCCTGGGTCAATGATCTTTTTCGCATTGAAAGCGCCGTTTATGATACTCTCCTCAAAGAAAGCCTTTACACCTGCTTCTACGGTGATACCGCCGCTAAGGAATTTCCCTTCAGGATCAGAATCCCCAAGCACAGTTGGCAGAAAGGGGTTATTCTCGACCATGATTCATTACGGAGCATGAAAATTAAGCCGGGCGAGTGATAAGGCGGCTGCATTCTGCGCCTGACTCATAATCTATTTCAAAGCCATGCAAATGTAAGTGCCCTGGTCCAGCCGGGCCGATTGTGCAATGTTGAAGTCCAGGCCTAAATACCTGCTATGCAATAATATAATCTCCGGCCATGGTAAAATCAATCTATCTTGTCGCGTGGCGGGTGCCCGTAAGCTTTCAATTCCGGAAACATCTTCCCTTGAAAATCGTATCTAAAGCAGTTTAATTGATAGAGAAGAAATACCTTGAAAAGGAGTAATCCATGCGCCGACTAATCATAGCTGCTCTCTGCCTTCTGGCCGTAATCTTAATCGGAACCGAAAGCCGGGCGACTCTGACCGACCCGTACGAAATTCTCAACCGCGCCTACCAGGCATCGGGCGGGCTGGACAAAATCAAAGCCCAGAAAACAACTCATGTCGAAGGGAATATCGACATTGAGGGAACCGGCCTCAAAGGAACCTTTGTCCAGTGGGGCGAAATCCCCATAAGAAATAGGCAGGATGTCGATCTCAAGATCATCAAACAATCCTCCGGCGATAACGGCCAATTCAATTGGAGTGTCGACCACAATGGCAAGCTGCAGATCGCCCGTGATGAAAAATCTCTCAAAGAGCGTCAGGTGGCCATGCTGTTGGCCGAATACTATCACTTGAATCGGAATTCCAAGAATTTCAAAATCACTTTCGAGGGAATCGATACCGCCGCCGGTGCACCATGCTATGTGGTCAAAATCGCCAACACCATCAATGAGAATATTATTGTCAACTACTATGACACTTCAAGTTTCTATCTCATAGAAGCGGTCGCTAAGCAGCCTGACACTGAAACCAAAACTATTTTCTCCGACTATCGCCCTGTCAATGGGATTTTATATGCTTTCGCTCAGAGATCGGTCACCGAGCCGACCGGGCAGATTGCGAATAC is a window from the Candidatus Zixiibacteriota bacterium genome containing:
- a CDS encoding DUF6125 family protein, whose translation is MNDQLKNLPRETLETMLVDFAKNWLAHDGLWFQAVEQECGLETAIRLDTQAWQEFTRIEARRIMERHQLPANGGLEALKKALGFRLYAFLNEQTITEETENSFLFRMVDCRVQSARRRKNLPLFPCKSVGIVEYTEFASTIDARIKTECIACPPDEGKRDFYCGWRFTIE
- a CDS encoding septum formation initiator family protein, whose product is MRHDHRKEVSHPWRDNLADRLSNSKNTFRRGLFRVLLVVVLAFLVYAFFGGTYGFVRIAKIHYKINEINRANHQLLVRLIDAEYDRMRLQNDLNYIEYIARTKHLFTRPGEVIYRFKE
- the recO gene encoding DNA repair protein RecO, coding for MPQVRSEGVILKAVNWKENSRIVTFFTDNAGKQSIIDRGGRSLKSKRGRLQTFSRLEIEYFKSERSGTGYLTEVELLEGFLFEKEGTLGRLTFASAALELLNDLLAEDEPHEELYLLTIQFLRLTDSVSKNSLIPLFLAYFLKILSYLGYRPNFAGCVGCGKEKEALAITETNRRNGATGKAYFFTPERGGLVCSSCQMPGEYYIKLQFERLKTIYRLQTSSLAEAGAMKMNLGEGEEILELLTGFLKYQTDTRELNSLKFLEKLRKAQV
- a CDS encoding glycine--tRNA ligase; translation: MAKKTDDKMDRLVSLCKRRGFIYPSSEIYGGLNSCWDYGPLGAELKRNIKTFWWEAMTTRRDDVEGLDAAILMHPQVWITSGHVAEFHDPLIDCKTCKARFRADDIAGKTRCPNCGNETLTESRQFNLMFKTFMGPVEDSTAVVYLRPETAQGIYVNFLNVKNSSRQKIPFGIAQIGKAFRNEITPGNFIFRTREFEQMEMQFFIHPSEDEKWFEYWREERWNWYLELGIKKDKIRWHQHGEGELAHYAKKAFDIEYEFPFGWKELEGVHNRTDFDLSRHQQATGKDLSYFDERFTEKFVPYIIETSAGCDRTLLTVLVDAYDEDPTRGDKSTVLRLSPRIAPIKAAILPLVNKDGMPEIAEKVYHDLKKKFKIFYDDGGSVGRRYARMDEAGCPFCITIDGQTKEDETVTIRDRDSMQQTRHKIPELEDLIAARIK